The Planococcus versutus genome contains a region encoding:
- the ilvN gene encoding acetolactate synthase small subunit, producing MKRVITTTVINQSGVLNRVTGLLMKRQFNIESISVGHTEQPGISKMTFVVNVEDRGKLEQLLKQLQKQIDVLKVNDITEKAMVMRELALVKVVVPSAIRNEVLSIVEPFRATVVDMSKNVTTFQVTGDPEKIEAFIDLMKPYGVKELTRTGVSAFVRETQKAQAPQLNIL from the coding sequence ATGAAGCGAGTCATTACAACAACGGTGATCAACCAGAGTGGTGTGTTAAACCGCGTCACGGGTTTGCTTATGAAGCGGCAGTTTAATATCGAAAGCATCTCGGTTGGTCATACAGAACAGCCTGGCATATCGAAAATGACTTTTGTCGTCAATGTAGAAGATAGAGGGAAATTAGAACAATTACTAAAACAACTACAAAAACAAATTGATGTACTTAAAGTGAACGATATTACGGAGAAAGCAATGGTCATGAGAGAGCTTGCGCTAGTAAAAGTAGTTGTACCGTCAGCAATCAGAAATGAAGTGCTCAGTATCGTTGAACCGTTTCGAGCAACAGTGGTTGATATGAGCAAAAATGTAACAACCTTTCAAGTGACAGGCGACCCGGAAAAAATTGAAGCGTTTATTGATTTAATGAAACCATATGGTGTGAAAGAACTCACTCGAACTGGGGTATCAGCCTTTGTTAGAGAAACACAAAAAGCACAAGCACCGCAATTGAATATCTTATAA
- the ilvC gene encoding ketol-acid reductoisomerase, translating to MAKMYYNQDVNEQVLKGKKIAVIGYGSQGHAHAQNLKESGFDVIVGVRPGKSFDQARDDGMEVATVKEAAQAADVIMILVPDEKQTQIYNAEIKPSLKAGKSIVFAHGFNVHFNQIVAPADVDVFLVAPKGPGHLVRRTYEAGAGVPALFAVHQDVSGQAQEVALAYAKGIGATRAGVLETTFKEETETDLFGEQAVLCGGVTSLVKAGFETLVEAGYQPELAYFECMHELKLIVDLMYEGGLSGMRYSISDTAQWGDFVSGPRIVDADTKARMKDVLTDIQTGKFAKGWLLENQLNRPEFTAIEKAEESHQIEQVGRELRAMMPFVNEGKKTKQKEVAANVTN from the coding sequence ATGGCAAAAATGTATTATAACCAAGACGTAAACGAACAGGTACTTAAAGGTAAGAAAATCGCAGTAATCGGTTATGGTTCTCAAGGCCACGCACATGCACAAAATTTAAAAGAATCTGGATTTGATGTAATCGTTGGTGTACGCCCAGGTAAGTCATTTGATCAAGCGAGAGATGACGGTATGGAAGTGGCTACAGTAAAAGAAGCAGCACAAGCAGCAGATGTCATCATGATTTTAGTGCCAGATGAAAAACAAACACAAATTTACAATGCAGAAATCAAACCATCATTAAAAGCTGGCAAATCAATTGTTTTCGCACATGGCTTTAATGTTCACTTTAACCAAATTGTTGCACCTGCTGATGTAGATGTATTCCTAGTAGCTCCGAAAGGACCTGGACATCTTGTACGTCGTACGTACGAGGCTGGAGCTGGCGTCCCTGCATTATTCGCAGTTCATCAAGATGTATCGGGTCAAGCTCAAGAAGTGGCGCTTGCTTATGCAAAAGGAATTGGAGCTACACGCGCAGGCGTTTTGGAAACAACATTTAAAGAAGAAACAGAAACGGATCTATTCGGAGAACAGGCTGTTCTTTGCGGTGGTGTGACTTCTTTAGTAAAAGCTGGATTTGAAACACTTGTTGAAGCTGGATACCAACCGGAACTTGCGTATTTCGAATGCATGCACGAATTAAAATTGATTGTTGACTTAATGTACGAAGGTGGTTTGTCAGGCATGCGTTACTCAATTTCAGATACAGCACAGTGGGGAGATTTTGTATCAGGGCCACGCATTGTCGATGCAGATACAAAAGCGCGTATGAAAGATGTTCTAACGGATATCCAAACAGGGAAATTCGCAAAAGGTTGGTTGCTTGAAAATCAACTAAACCGTCCAGAATTTACGGCAATTGAAAAAGCCGAAGAGTCACACCAAATTGAACAAGTTGGACGTGAATTGCGCGCTATGATGCCATTCGTTAATGAAGGTAAGAAAACTAAACAAAAAGAGGTGGCTGCTAATGTCACAAATTGA
- a CDS encoding 2-isopropylmalate synthase, with the protein MSQIDIFDTTLRDGEQSAGINLNTAEKIEIARQLERLGVTIIESGFPASSPGDFDAVQRIAGTVKNSIVTGLARSIQSDIDKTWEALKGAEQPHIHIFLATSPIHMETKLFKTPEQVVELAVESVKYARKFFPLVQWSAEDASRSDPEFLAHIIRKVIEAGATTINLPDTVGYATPQEYGAMFKYMTDNVAGIEKVKLSAHCHNDLGMATANTLAAIENGATQIEGTINGIGERAGNVALEEIAVALHIRKQIFNIETGIKLNEIKRTSQLVSQLTGSLIQPNKAVVGKNAFAHESGIHQDGMLKNPLTYEIITPELIGDVATELVLGKHSGRHAFKDRAIKMGFDLSEEKLNNAFVEFKKLADRKKEIVEDDLYVLLTDQQIHDDETPVYKLESVQVQYGTANIPTATASTYHPNGELISEAATGAGSVEAIFNTLERIVEGNVHILDYRVTSIGKGRDALGEAVINMSYNGETVTGRDVAQDVLEATAKAYLNAVNRQIVQVGKKVRMSAV; encoded by the coding sequence ATGTCACAAATTGATATTTTTGATACAACATTACGAGACGGAGAACAGTCGGCCGGAATTAACTTAAATACAGCAGAAAAAATTGAAATCGCCCGTCAACTTGAACGCCTGGGCGTGACGATTATCGAATCAGGATTTCCAGCTTCATCGCCAGGAGATTTTGATGCTGTGCAGCGAATTGCAGGCACAGTAAAAAATTCAATCGTAACCGGACTTGCTCGTTCGATACAAAGTGATATTGACAAAACGTGGGAAGCGTTAAAAGGAGCGGAACAGCCGCATATCCATATCTTTTTAGCCACCTCACCTATTCATATGGAAACAAAGTTATTTAAAACACCCGAGCAAGTGGTTGAACTTGCGGTAGAATCCGTAAAATACGCACGTAAGTTTTTTCCGCTAGTTCAGTGGTCGGCGGAAGATGCTTCTCGTTCAGATCCAGAATTCTTAGCGCATATTATCCGTAAAGTCATTGAAGCTGGCGCGACGACCATTAACCTTCCAGATACAGTGGGTTACGCAACCCCTCAAGAATATGGGGCAATGTTTAAGTATATGACAGACAACGTAGCAGGAATTGAAAAAGTAAAGCTATCTGCACATTGCCATAATGATTTGGGAATGGCGACAGCCAATACACTCGCTGCGATTGAAAATGGAGCCACTCAAATTGAAGGAACCATCAATGGTATCGGAGAACGCGCGGGTAACGTCGCACTTGAGGAAATTGCGGTTGCTTTGCATATCCGAAAACAAATTTTCAATATCGAAACAGGCATTAAATTAAATGAAATTAAACGGACAAGTCAACTAGTAAGCCAGTTAACAGGTAGCTTGATTCAACCAAACAAAGCGGTAGTGGGAAAAAATGCTTTTGCCCACGAATCGGGAATTCACCAAGATGGTATGTTGAAGAACCCGTTGACTTATGAAATCATTACTCCGGAATTGATTGGTGATGTAGCTACTGAATTGGTGCTAGGTAAACATTCTGGACGCCATGCCTTTAAAGACCGTGCTATCAAAATGGGCTTTGACTTATCTGAAGAAAAGTTGAACAACGCATTCGTTGAGTTTAAGAAGCTAGCTGATCGTAAAAAAGAAATTGTGGAAGATGATTTGTATGTTTTACTAACAGATCAGCAAATTCACGATGATGAAACTCCGGTCTACAAGTTGGAAAGCGTTCAAGTTCAGTATGGTACGGCAAATATTCCGACGGCTACCGCTTCTACCTATCACCCGAACGGAGAACTAATTAGTGAAGCAGCTACGGGAGCAGGATCGGTTGAAGCAATTTTTAATACACTAGAGCGGATTGTGGAAGGCAACGTGCATATTTTAGATTACCGTGTGACTTCTATTGGTAAAGGACGTGACGCATTAGGCGAAGCAGTTATCAATATGAGTTATAACGGTGAGACAGTAACGGGACGCGACGTTGCACAAGATGTTTTAGAAGCAACAGCGAAAGCTTATTTAAACGCAGTTAATCGTCAAATTGTTCAAGTAGGAAAGAAAGTTAGGATGTCGGCGGTTTAG
- the leuB gene encoding 3-isopropylmalate dehydrogenase, with product MKKTIAVLPGDGIGPEVTDAAVKVLQSIAMRYGHTFHLKHAEIGGAAVDQFDNPLPQQTIDVCEASDAILLGAVGGTKWDANPAHLRPEKGLLNIRKHFGLFANLRPVKAVPALLSSSPLKEEVAKEVDMIIVRELTGGLYFGEPKRRSEKAAVDTLVYTREEIERIVTQAFEIARTRRGKVTSVDKANVLETSKLWREVVEERKAAYPDIEVEHMLVDSAAMKLITDPRAFDVMVTENMFGDILSDEASVITGSLGMLPSASIRSDGFGLYEPVHGSAPDIAGQNKANPAAAILSAAMMLKHSFGLDTEAAAIEKAVMGVLEDGYCTGDLAGNGKRVVSTDQFVTKVVEELEREFVSEHIMYSYV from the coding sequence ATGAAAAAAACAATAGCAGTATTGCCAGGAGACGGAATCGGACCGGAAGTGACAGATGCAGCGGTAAAAGTGCTGCAATCCATCGCAATGCGCTATGGACATACTTTTCATTTAAAGCATGCGGAAATCGGTGGCGCAGCGGTAGATCAATTTGATAACCCGCTACCTCAGCAAACCATTGATGTTTGTGAAGCGAGTGACGCAATTCTCCTCGGTGCAGTCGGTGGGACAAAGTGGGATGCTAATCCTGCTCACTTGCGTCCTGAAAAAGGGCTTTTGAACATTCGGAAGCATTTCGGCTTGTTTGCGAATCTTCGTCCGGTTAAAGCCGTGCCAGCATTGCTTAGTTCTTCTCCGTTAAAAGAAGAAGTAGCAAAAGAAGTAGACATGATCATTGTCCGCGAACTAACGGGAGGTTTGTATTTCGGTGAACCAAAACGTCGCTCAGAAAAGGCAGCTGTGGATACATTGGTTTACACAAGAGAAGAAATTGAACGTATTGTAACGCAAGCATTTGAAATTGCGCGTACACGTAGAGGCAAAGTAACTTCAGTTGATAAAGCCAATGTTTTGGAAACGAGCAAGCTATGGCGCGAAGTTGTAGAAGAACGCAAAGCTGCATATCCAGATATCGAAGTTGAACATATGCTAGTCGATTCAGCAGCCATGAAACTAATCACAGATCCACGTGCTTTCGACGTCATGGTTACAGAGAATATGTTTGGCGATATTTTGAGTGATGAAGCTTCAGTTATTACAGGATCACTTGGCATGTTGCCATCTGCGAGTATCCGTTCAGACGGTTTTGGACTGTATGAGCCTGTACACGGATCAGCACCAGACATTGCAGGTCAAAACAAAGCCAATCCAGCTGCCGCGATTTTGTCAGCTGCGATGATGCTAAAACATTCATTCGGACTGGATACAGAAGCTGCTGCTATTGAAAAAGCGGTAATGGGTGTTCTAGAAGACGGGTACTGTACGGGAGATTTAGCAGGTAATGGCAAACGAGTCGTCTCAACCGATCAATTTGTCACAAAAGTTGTTGAAGAGCTGGAACGAGAATTTGTATCAGAACATATCATGTATTCTTATGTGTAA
- the ilvB gene encoding biosynthetic-type acetolactate synthase large subunit, whose protein sequence is MGVNVQVREEVKQQLTGSGADVLIQSLKNQGVEMIFGYPGGAVLPIYDALHRNPIRHIFARHEQGAIHAAEGYARVTGKAGVVLATSGPGATNLVTGIADAMLDSLPLVIFTGQVATSVIGTDAFQEADIVGITQPITKHNYQVKKVSDLPRIVKEAFYIASTGRPGPVLVDIPKNIAAEFFLSNNADEAINLPGYQPTLQPNYLQIQKAAQLLSQAKKPLILAGAGVLAAKATTELKAFSEQHQIPITNTLLGLGSIAGEHKLFLGMAGMHGTYTANTAICDCDVLLNVGARFDDRLTGNLAHFAPNAQVIHIDIDPAEIGKNVPTAIPIVSDAKEALIQLLNHPFESPSTTEWLAKLSDDKAEYPLQYHMKGREGILPQQAVELIHRLTGGDAIVTTDVGQHQMWAAQYYRFNHPHNWVTSGGLGTMGFGFPAAIGAQLAKPDDQVIAIVGDAGFQMTLQELSLLQELRLPVKIVILNNQSLGMVRQWQETFYESRYSQSLMPIQPDFVKLAEAYDIKGYKVETMAEAEAVFAEAFNSKEPVLIDCRVIQLECVYPMVAPGKGLNEMIGVKGE, encoded by the coding sequence TTGGGAGTAAACGTACAGGTTAGAGAAGAAGTAAAGCAGCAATTAACAGGTAGTGGTGCAGATGTGTTGATTCAATCCTTGAAAAATCAAGGCGTAGAAATGATTTTTGGGTATCCCGGAGGCGCGGTGCTACCAATTTATGACGCCTTACACAGAAATCCAATACGCCACATCTTTGCAAGACATGAACAAGGCGCAATTCACGCAGCTGAAGGCTATGCGAGAGTAACTGGAAAAGCGGGTGTTGTACTTGCTACGTCTGGACCAGGTGCCACAAACTTAGTAACTGGAATAGCCGATGCCATGTTGGATTCCTTACCGTTAGTCATTTTCACAGGACAAGTTGCTACATCAGTGATTGGGACAGACGCTTTCCAAGAAGCAGATATCGTTGGAATTACACAACCAATCACGAAGCACAACTACCAAGTGAAAAAAGTATCGGATTTACCGCGAATCGTAAAAGAAGCATTTTACATCGCTTCAACTGGACGTCCCGGACCAGTGCTAGTAGACATTCCAAAAAATATAGCTGCTGAATTTTTTTTATCCAACAACGCAGACGAAGCGATTAATTTGCCAGGGTACCAACCAACTTTACAACCAAATTATTTACAGATTCAAAAAGCCGCACAACTACTATCACAGGCAAAAAAGCCGTTAATCCTAGCAGGTGCTGGTGTACTTGCAGCAAAAGCAACAACAGAGCTTAAAGCATTTTCAGAACAACACCAAATTCCAATTACTAATACTTTACTAGGGTTAGGGAGTATTGCAGGCGAACATAAATTATTTTTAGGAATGGCTGGAATGCATGGGACTTACACGGCCAATACAGCAATTTGTGATTGCGACGTGCTACTAAATGTGGGAGCTCGATTTGATGACCGGTTGACTGGAAATCTTGCTCACTTTGCACCAAATGCTCAAGTGATTCATATAGATATCGATCCAGCAGAAATCGGAAAAAATGTTCCGACAGCGATTCCGATTGTATCGGATGCTAAAGAGGCGCTGATTCAATTACTCAATCATCCATTTGAAAGTCCGAGTACAACAGAGTGGTTAGCAAAATTATCGGATGATAAAGCAGAATATCCACTTCAGTATCATATGAAAGGACGAGAAGGTATTCTTCCTCAACAAGCAGTTGAATTGATTCACCGGTTGACTGGAGGCGACGCAATTGTAACCACTGATGTAGGACAGCATCAAATGTGGGCAGCTCAATATTACCGCTTTAATCATCCGCATAATTGGGTTACTTCAGGCGGCTTAGGCACCATGGGCTTTGGGTTTCCAGCAGCTATCGGAGCACAACTCGCCAAACCGGATGACCAAGTCATAGCCATTGTAGGAGATGCTGGGTTCCAAATGACGTTGCAAGAATTATCTTTGCTTCAAGAGCTGAGACTTCCCGTAAAAATTGTTATTTTAAACAATCAAAGCTTAGGAATGGTCAGACAATGGCAAGAAACATTTTACGAATCGCGTTATTCACAGTCGTTAATGCCCATCCAACCAGATTTTGTAAAATTGGCAGAAGCTTACGATATTAAAGGCTATAAAGTAGAAACAATGGCAGAAGCGGAAGCGGTGTTTGCAGAAGCATTTAATTCAAAAGAGCCAGTCTTAATCGATTGCCGTGTGATCCAATTGGAATGTGTGTATCCGATGGTCGCACCAGGCAAAGGCTTGAATGAAATGATCGGAGTGAAAGGCGAATGA